In one window of Paenarthrobacter nicotinovorans DNA:
- a CDS encoding LCP family protein, which translates to MRRRDARPEGTGTAGPVAARHGADADGTPRHMNERKGLPLWLKIVTGVVSVALVAGVAFAAFWFIRLQTNITKAPLSAAESRNAGDALANDKTDRLQILILGSDTRDGKNAEYGSTEDSTGYGHSDVMMLLDISADNKRVNVLSFPRDLLVDVPQCTDRTNNQTFPARSGVMINEAMAEAGIGCAVDTVNKLTGLEIDHFMMADFNAVKELSHAVGGVNVCVSDPVFDPDSRLRLKKGDSLVEGEQALAFLRTRHAFGDGGDLGRIKGQQAFLSSLTRKLKSEGTLGNPQRLLQIADVVTQNLTVDEGLASVPSLLTIGGRLKDIDVSKVAFVAVPTQAAAVDPNRLELVEPQASQLFAALRADLDLTTPGATSTPTPSETPAPQPTATTPPAPAYDKAIQPVSVANGSGVGTRAQELMTVLTGAGFTQAVSYLANPVDQTVLYYGQGFADVAADVAKLYGIPAAQVQEAPGVAGVQLYVGTDFTTGTAYGAASVPSNVVNQTASDAVCQQVNPLYIDQ; encoded by the coding sequence GTGCGACGTCGTGACGCCCGCCCAGAGGGCACCGGCACCGCAGGCCCCGTTGCGGCACGCCATGGAGCGGATGCTGACGGCACTCCGCGCCATATGAATGAACGCAAGGGACTGCCGCTCTGGTTGAAGATTGTCACCGGTGTGGTCTCGGTTGCCTTGGTTGCCGGCGTCGCCTTCGCTGCTTTCTGGTTCATCCGGCTGCAGACCAACATCACCAAGGCGCCGCTGAGCGCCGCGGAGTCACGTAACGCCGGCGATGCCTTGGCCAACGACAAGACAGACCGCCTGCAGATCCTGATCCTTGGCTCCGATACCCGTGACGGGAAGAACGCCGAGTACGGAAGTACCGAAGACTCCACAGGCTATGGCCACTCGGACGTCATGATGCTGCTGGACATTTCCGCTGACAACAAGCGGGTCAATGTCCTCAGCTTTCCCCGGGATTTGTTGGTGGATGTTCCCCAGTGCACGGACCGCACCAACAACCAGACCTTTCCTGCCCGCAGCGGCGTGATGATCAACGAAGCCATGGCAGAGGCCGGCATCGGCTGTGCCGTGGATACCGTCAATAAACTGACCGGCTTGGAAATCGACCACTTCATGATGGCCGACTTCAACGCCGTCAAGGAACTCTCCCACGCTGTGGGCGGCGTCAATGTGTGCGTGAGTGACCCCGTCTTTGATCCGGACTCCCGGCTCCGCCTGAAGAAGGGCGACTCACTGGTCGAAGGCGAACAGGCCCTGGCTTTCCTGCGCACCAGGCATGCGTTCGGCGATGGTGGAGACCTGGGCCGCATCAAGGGCCAGCAGGCATTCCTTTCTTCCCTGACGCGAAAGCTGAAGAGTGAAGGCACTCTGGGCAACCCGCAGCGACTCCTCCAGATCGCAGACGTAGTCACGCAGAATCTGACGGTCGACGAGGGCCTCGCTTCTGTACCGTCGCTGCTGACGATTGGTGGCCGCCTCAAAGACATTGATGTGTCCAAGGTGGCTTTTGTGGCCGTTCCCACGCAAGCTGCAGCAGTGGATCCAAACCGGCTGGAACTCGTTGAACCTCAAGCGTCCCAACTCTTCGCAGCACTGCGCGCGGACCTGGACCTGACCACGCCCGGGGCTACATCAACACCCACGCCTTCGGAAACCCCGGCACCCCAGCCCACGGCCACCACGCCTCCGGCGCCCGCCTACGACAAAGCCATCCAGCCTGTCTCTGTGGCCAACGGCAGTGGCGTGGGAACCAGGGCGCAGGAATTGATGACTGTTCTCACGGGCGCTGGATTTACCCAGGCAGTGAGCTACCTGGCCAACCCGGTGGACCAAACCGTGCTCTACTACGGGCAGGGATTTGCCGATGTGGCTGCAGATGTGGCCAAGCTCTACGGCATCCCGGCTGCCCAGGTGCAGGAGGCCCCCGGAGTGGCTGGCGTGCAGCTCTATGTGGGTACCGACTTCACTACCGGTACCGCCTACGGAGCAGCTTCGGTCCCGTCCAACGTGGTCAACCAGACGGCCAGCGACGCCGTGTGCCAGCAGGTGAACCCGCTCTACATCGATCAGTAA
- the era gene encoding GTPase Era codes for MSKQNKKFDADSDFGGFHAGFSVLVGRPNAGKSTLTNALVGQKVAITSAKPQTTRHTIRGIVHREDAQLILVDTPGLHRPRTLLGKRLNELVADTLAEVDAIGFCLPANEKIGPGDKFIAAQLAAVGRKPIVALVTKTDLVDRQALTEQLLAVAALGREVLGEQGWADIVPVSAADGFQVSTVADVLISHMPSSPPLYPDGELTDEPEAVMIAELIREAALEGVRDELPHSLAVVVEEIVPREGRSEDNPLLDVRVNLYVERPSQKAIIIGKGGSRLREVGTNARKGIETLLGTRIYLDLHVKVAKDWQRDPKQLVKLGF; via the coding sequence GTGAGCAAGCAAAATAAGAAATTCGACGCCGATAGCGACTTCGGCGGCTTTCACGCGGGGTTCTCGGTGCTGGTGGGCCGGCCGAATGCGGGCAAGTCGACCCTGACCAATGCCTTGGTGGGCCAGAAGGTGGCCATTACCTCGGCCAAACCGCAGACCACGCGTCACACCATCCGCGGTATCGTCCACCGCGAGGACGCACAATTGATCCTCGTGGACACCCCGGGACTTCACCGTCCCCGGACCCTTTTGGGAAAGCGCCTCAACGAGCTTGTCGCCGATACCCTGGCCGAAGTTGATGCCATCGGTTTCTGCTTGCCCGCCAACGAGAAGATCGGCCCCGGCGACAAATTCATCGCAGCCCAGCTGGCCGCCGTCGGGCGCAAGCCGATCGTTGCTTTGGTGACCAAGACAGATCTTGTCGACAGGCAGGCTCTCACGGAGCAGCTGCTCGCTGTCGCAGCGCTCGGCCGTGAGGTTCTGGGTGAACAAGGCTGGGCCGACATCGTTCCGGTGTCAGCTGCCGATGGTTTCCAGGTTTCCACCGTCGCCGACGTCCTGATCAGCCACATGCCTTCCTCCCCGCCGCTTTATCCGGATGGTGAGCTCACAGATGAGCCGGAAGCGGTCATGATCGCTGAGCTCATCCGTGAAGCCGCCTTGGAGGGTGTCCGGGACGAGCTTCCGCACTCCTTGGCAGTTGTGGTGGAGGAAATCGTTCCGCGTGAAGGCCGGTCCGAGGACAACCCGCTCCTGGATGTCCGGGTGAACCTCTATGTCGAGCGTCCCTCGCAGAAGGCCATCATTATTGGCAAGGGCGGAAGCCGTCTGCGCGAAGTGGGAACCAATGCCCGCAAGGGTATTGAAACCCTGCTGGGCACGCGGATCTACCTCGATCTGCACGTGAAAGTCGCCAAGGACTGGCAGCGGGACCCCAAGCAACTGGTCAAACTAGGATTCTAG
- a CDS encoding hemolysin family protein: MTSIILVGMALVFLSFVALLTAAEAAFNFLPRHEAEQSIGRSKGKALAGILENPIAHMRALRFWRVWFEMAAAVAVAVVLHSLLDNVWLAGLAATGIMAVIGFVLVGVSPRQLGRAHSGPVVRFTAPLIRFLCWILGPIPGWLVALGQAVAPGAPSGDDAFVSEEEFREFVDRAAESDMIEDNEAELIHSVFDFGDTLVRSVMVPRTDIVSIATGADLETAMGLFLRSGYSRIPVIGENTDQIRGILYLKDVAAAMYRGEPGLQAHDVDSLARDVRYVPESKPVSDLLRELQQESTHVAIVIDEYGGTAGLVTLEDLIEEIVGEIVDEYDAAAEEAVDLGDGQYRVSARMSIDDLGELFDIDLDDDEVDTVGGLLAKALGQVPIVGSSVEVNGVFLKADRLEGRRNRVSHIIAAAMPKEDTDLEDLLDDADSTQQGVPREQAK, translated from the coding sequence GTGACGTCGATCATTCTGGTCGGCATGGCGCTGGTATTCCTCAGCTTTGTTGCACTGCTGACTGCGGCCGAGGCTGCGTTCAACTTCCTGCCGCGGCATGAGGCCGAACAATCCATTGGCCGGAGCAAAGGCAAGGCCCTGGCCGGCATCCTTGAAAACCCGATCGCCCACATGCGGGCCCTGCGCTTTTGGCGTGTGTGGTTTGAAATGGCAGCGGCAGTGGCCGTCGCGGTTGTCCTCCACAGCCTGCTGGACAACGTCTGGCTCGCCGGGCTTGCGGCAACGGGCATCATGGCCGTGATCGGCTTTGTGCTCGTCGGCGTTTCACCCCGGCAATTGGGACGCGCGCACTCCGGACCCGTGGTGCGTTTCACGGCACCGCTGATCAGGTTCCTGTGCTGGATCCTGGGCCCGATCCCAGGATGGCTGGTGGCGCTTGGCCAAGCAGTAGCCCCAGGCGCTCCCAGCGGTGACGACGCTTTTGTCAGTGAGGAAGAGTTCCGCGAGTTTGTCGACCGTGCGGCAGAGTCGGACATGATCGAAGACAACGAAGCGGAGCTCATCCATTCGGTCTTTGACTTTGGCGACACTTTGGTGCGTTCCGTCATGGTTCCCCGCACGGACATCGTCAGCATCGCTACCGGCGCGGACCTTGAAACTGCCATGGGCTTGTTCCTGAGGTCGGGGTACTCGCGAATCCCTGTCATAGGTGAGAACACGGATCAGATCCGAGGCATTCTGTACCTCAAGGATGTTGCCGCAGCGATGTACCGCGGCGAACCGGGCTTGCAGGCGCACGACGTCGATTCGCTGGCCCGCGATGTCCGATACGTCCCCGAGTCCAAGCCGGTGAGTGATTTGCTGAGGGAACTCCAGCAGGAGTCCACCCACGTGGCCATTGTCATTGATGAATACGGCGGAACCGCCGGCCTGGTGACTTTGGAAGACCTCATTGAGGAAATCGTGGGTGAAATCGTTGACGAATACGATGCCGCAGCGGAGGAAGCCGTCGACCTGGGCGACGGGCAGTACCGGGTGAGCGCGCGAATGAGCATCGATGACCTTGGGGAACTGTTCGATATTGACCTCGACGACGACGAGGTGGACACCGTTGGCGGCCTCCTCGCAAAGGCGCTTGGCCAGGTTCCGATTGTTGGAAGCTCGGTTGAAGTGAACGGCGTGTTCCTTAAGGCAGATAGGCTGGAGGGTCGCCGAAACAGGGTCAGCCATATCATTGCGGCCGCCATGCCAAAGGAAGACACTGACCTTGAAGACCTTCTCGACGACGCCGACTCAACGCAACAGGGAGTTCCACGTGAGCAAGCAAAATAA
- the ybeY gene encoding rRNA maturation RNase YbeY, producing the protein MSIEVNNESGVAVDEAQLVTLSRFIFERLYIHPQAELSILLVDEPAMEKLHIELMDEPGATDVLSVPMDELTPGTPDKPTPQGMLGDIAICPQVAEVQARNAGHPTQDEMLLLTTHGILHLLGFDHAEPDEKEEMFGLQRELLSEFLGKDAPMETMQ; encoded by the coding sequence ATGAGCATTGAAGTCAACAACGAGTCCGGCGTGGCAGTGGATGAAGCGCAGCTGGTGACGTTGTCCCGCTTCATCTTTGAGCGCCTGTATATCCACCCCCAGGCAGAGCTGTCCATCCTGCTGGTGGACGAACCCGCCATGGAGAAACTGCACATTGAGCTGATGGACGAGCCGGGAGCCACCGATGTGCTGTCCGTGCCCATGGACGAACTGACGCCCGGCACCCCGGACAAGCCAACTCCGCAGGGCATGCTTGGAGACATCGCGATCTGCCCGCAGGTGGCTGAAGTGCAGGCCCGCAACGCGGGCCACCCTACGCAGGATGAAATGCTGTTGCTGACCACGCACGGAATCCTCCACCTGCTGGGCTTTGACCACGCCGAGCCCGATGAAAAAGAAGAAATGTTTGGCTTGCAGCGGGAACTGCTGTCTGAATTCCTGGGCAAGGATGCCCCCATGGAGACCATGCAGTGA
- a CDS encoding PhoH family protein has translation MSESLNGRLRTGNGNQPTTEFPHTLPGTRTEVVTFDNSDQMVHSLGSHDEALRYIEEQFQDVNFHVRGNELSMTGPATVIPRIMRLLEEVRGLVAKGTLVTPDVLQQLVSLLRTQSVQNPADVLTHNILSSRGKTIRPKTLNQKNYVDAIDDNTVIFGIGPAGTGKTYLAMAKAVQALQMKEVSRIILTRPAVEAGERLGFLPGTLSDKIDPYLRPLYDALHDMMDPESIPRLMAAGTIEVAPLAYMRGRTLNDAFIILDEAQNTTPEQMKMFLTRLGFGSKMVVTGDVTQIDLPFGATSGLRIVREILTGIDDVNFSILEAADVVRHRLVGDIVSAYSAWDDAHSAEAAHTPKRGERK, from the coding sequence ATGAGTGAATCTTTGAACGGGCGGCTCAGGACCGGAAACGGGAACCAGCCGACCACCGAGTTCCCGCACACCTTACCGGGCACGCGCACGGAAGTTGTCACCTTCGACAACTCCGACCAGATGGTTCACTCGCTGGGCAGCCACGATGAAGCCCTGCGGTACATCGAGGAACAGTTCCAGGACGTCAACTTCCACGTCCGGGGCAACGAGCTTTCCATGACCGGTCCCGCAACCGTCATTCCCCGCATCATGCGCCTCCTTGAGGAAGTGCGCGGTCTTGTGGCGAAGGGGACATTGGTCACGCCTGATGTGCTCCAGCAGTTGGTGTCCCTCCTGCGGACCCAGTCTGTGCAGAACCCTGCGGATGTCCTGACCCACAACATTCTTTCCAGCCGTGGCAAGACCATCAGGCCCAAGACGCTGAACCAGAAAAACTATGTTGACGCCATTGACGACAACACGGTGATTTTCGGAATTGGCCCTGCAGGTACGGGCAAGACCTACTTGGCCATGGCCAAGGCCGTCCAAGCGCTCCAAATGAAGGAAGTCAGCCGGATCATCCTGACGCGGCCCGCCGTTGAAGCGGGGGAGAGGCTGGGATTCCTTCCCGGCACTCTGAGCGACAAGATCGACCCCTATCTGCGCCCCCTTTACGATGCCCTGCACGACATGATGGATCCGGAATCCATCCCGCGATTGATGGCGGCGGGCACCATCGAAGTGGCTCCGTTGGCCTACATGCGTGGTCGGACCCTCAACGACGCCTTCATCATCCTTGATGAAGCCCAGAACACCACTCCGGAACAGATGAAGATGTTCCTGACCCGGCTCGGCTTTGGCTCCAAAATGGTGGTCACCGGTGACGTCACGCAGATCGACCTGCCCTTCGGAGCAACGTCCGGGCTGCGTATTGTCCGGGAAATCCTGACCGGGATCGACGACGTGAATTTCTCCATCCTCGAGGCCGCAGACGTAGTACGGCACCGCCTGGTGGGCGATATCGTCTCCGCCTACAGCGCGTGGGATGATGCCCACAGCGCAGAGGCAGCACACACACCTAAACGTGGAGAACGTAAATGA
- a CDS encoding GerMN domain-containing protein — MLAVMLLTGCIANGGGGSQATQSSPPMTVQDAPASNAPLETTQASTKIPVYWIGRSKEEVYLYREFRDISGDGNPVTTALRIMMAEKPLDHDFFTPWQEPGSLATSISGKNVITVDVSRDAFNSNLDAGMAQRAIQQLVYTASAAASSSGLINSGQQIQVVILVDGHKDYMAFGQVKLGEPMTRDASLVAPLWIIDPQEDVSLPPGLIKFNGRTTDNSRPISWQLLQDNGKGEKSSLLTGQTKATGEPGQYGLFSFGATLKPGKYELRVTEVDDAGKAIESSTDTRLFTVA, encoded by the coding sequence ATGCTTGCTGTCATGCTGCTCACTGGTTGCATCGCAAACGGCGGAGGGGGCAGTCAGGCGACACAGAGCTCGCCTCCGATGACGGTCCAGGACGCCCCTGCGAGCAACGCACCACTGGAAACGACGCAGGCGTCCACCAAGATTCCGGTCTACTGGATCGGGCGGAGCAAGGAGGAGGTCTACCTCTACCGTGAGTTCCGGGACATTTCCGGTGACGGCAATCCTGTGACGACGGCCCTGCGGATCATGATGGCGGAAAAGCCCCTGGATCACGACTTCTTCACGCCCTGGCAGGAACCAGGAAGCCTGGCGACCTCCATCTCGGGGAAAAACGTGATCACCGTTGATGTGTCCCGCGACGCCTTCAACTCAAACCTCGATGCCGGGATGGCACAACGGGCCATCCAGCAGCTGGTTTACACGGCGTCCGCCGCGGCATCGTCCTCCGGACTCATCAACTCCGGACAGCAGATCCAAGTGGTCATTCTCGTTGACGGGCACAAGGACTACATGGCCTTCGGCCAAGTGAAACTTGGCGAACCCATGACGCGTGATGCTTCCTTGGTGGCGCCGCTGTGGATCATCGATCCGCAGGAGGACGTGTCCCTGCCCCCTGGTTTGATCAAGTTCAACGGGCGCACCACGGACAATTCACGGCCCATCAGCTGGCAGCTCCTTCAGGACAACGGCAAGGGTGAGAAGTCGAGCCTGCTCACGGGCCAGACCAAAGCAACCGGCGAACCCGGGCAGTATGGTCTGTTCAGCTTCGGCGCGACACTGAAACCCGGAAAATATGAATTGCGGGTAACCGAGGTCGACGATGCCGGCAAGGCCATAGAATCGAGCACGGACACCCGGTTGTTCACCGTGGCCTGA
- a CDS encoding 16S rRNA (uracil(1498)-N(3))-methyltransferase, giving the protein MSNPVFFTPAGSLSHVAPGTDFVLEGPEARHAVTVKRLAVGESVDIADGAGARLTGVVAEAAPGALTVTATDIVFEAQPDVRLVLVQALAKGDRDELAIETATELGIDAVIPWQSERSIVRWKAERAAKAHAKWESVVTAAAKQARRAWVPPIRPIVDSSGLVKAVAEADLAVILHEDAKNPLREVLERLDVNGASPSEVLLIVGPEGGISPREVTRLSDAGAVTALLGHHVLRSSTAGPAAVVLASDVLGRW; this is encoded by the coding sequence GTGAGCAACCCCGTTTTCTTTACACCGGCCGGCAGCCTCAGCCACGTAGCGCCCGGTACTGATTTTGTCCTGGAGGGTCCGGAGGCCCGCCACGCAGTGACGGTGAAGCGCTTGGCCGTCGGTGAGTCCGTTGACATCGCCGACGGCGCAGGTGCCCGTCTCACTGGAGTGGTCGCCGAAGCGGCGCCCGGTGCCCTGACGGTGACCGCCACCGACATCGTCTTCGAAGCCCAGCCGGACGTTCGATTGGTACTGGTTCAGGCGTTGGCCAAGGGTGATCGCGACGAGCTCGCAATCGAGACGGCAACGGAACTGGGCATTGATGCCGTGATTCCCTGGCAGTCGGAGCGATCCATCGTGCGCTGGAAGGCGGAGCGGGCAGCCAAGGCGCATGCGAAATGGGAGTCAGTGGTCACCGCGGCTGCAAAACAGGCGCGCAGGGCCTGGGTACCTCCAATCCGCCCGATCGTCGACTCCAGCGGTTTGGTGAAAGCCGTTGCCGAGGCCGATTTGGCCGTCATTCTTCACGAGGACGCCAAAAACCCTCTGCGGGAGGTCCTGGAGAGGCTGGATGTCAACGGTGCTTCGCCCAGTGAGGTTCTGTTGATCGTGGGGCCTGAGGGCGGGATTTCGCCGCGTGAAGTGACACGGCTTAGCGATGCAGGGGCCGTGACGGCCCTCCTGGGTCACCATGTCCTGCGGTCGTCGACGGCGGGACCCGCCGCCGTCGTCCTGGCCAGCGACGTCCTCGGTCGCTGGTAG
- the dnaJ gene encoding molecular chaperone DnaJ — translation MSSHYDVLGVSPEATGEEIKKAYRKLARKLHPDVNPGEDVAEQFKAVTHAYEVLSDPQKRRVYDATGNENGTDNGFGGGYAGQGFAFQDIFDTFFGGGGGHGGPASRVRRGQDALISVRIDLKDAVFGVNKKLEVDTAVVCPTCDGSCCRPGTHPERCDICGGSGQVQRAVRSILGQVMTTAPCGSCEGFGTVIKDPCNECNGQGRIRSRRSLTIKVPAGVATGTRIQLSGQGEAGPAGGPAGDLYVEIRVNNDSTFVREGDDLHATLSVPMTAAALGTDVQLETFDGAQDIEVKAGTQSGEVITLRGLGVTHLRGYGRGDLKVHLHVETPTKLDHAQEELLQQLAKLRGEQFTEGKLVASGGMFAKLRDKLGNL, via the coding sequence TTGAGCAGCCACTATGACGTTTTGGGAGTCTCGCCGGAAGCCACCGGGGAAGAGATCAAAAAGGCGTACCGCAAGTTGGCGCGGAAACTCCACCCGGACGTAAACCCGGGTGAAGATGTCGCGGAGCAGTTCAAGGCCGTGACGCACGCTTACGAAGTGTTGTCAGATCCCCAGAAGCGCCGCGTCTACGATGCCACGGGCAACGAGAACGGCACTGATAACGGCTTCGGCGGCGGCTACGCCGGCCAGGGCTTCGCCTTCCAGGACATCTTCGACACTTTCTTTGGCGGCGGCGGTGGACACGGAGGGCCCGCCTCCCGTGTACGACGTGGCCAGGACGCCCTTATCAGCGTTCGGATCGACCTCAAGGATGCCGTGTTCGGCGTCAACAAGAAGCTTGAAGTGGACACAGCCGTGGTCTGCCCCACCTGCGACGGCAGCTGCTGCCGCCCGGGCACCCACCCTGAACGCTGCGACATTTGTGGTGGCAGCGGCCAGGTTCAGCGCGCCGTCCGCTCCATTCTGGGGCAGGTCATGACCACCGCCCCCTGTGGTTCCTGTGAAGGCTTCGGCACCGTCATCAAGGATCCCTGCAACGAATGCAACGGCCAGGGACGCATCAGGAGCCGCCGTTCGCTCACCATCAAGGTTCCCGCCGGCGTCGCTACCGGTACGCGAATCCAGCTGTCCGGCCAGGGCGAAGCAGGACCTGCAGGTGGTCCGGCCGGTGATCTGTACGTGGAGATCCGCGTCAACAACGATTCCACGTTCGTACGCGAAGGCGACGACCTCCACGCCACCCTCAGCGTGCCCATGACGGCTGCTGCCTTGGGGACCGACGTGCAGCTTGAGACGTTCGACGGCGCACAGGACATCGAAGTGAAGGCAGGCACGCAGTCCGGAGAGGTCATCACCCTTCGTGGCCTCGGCGTAACGCACCTGCGGGGCTACGGCCGCGGCGATCTGAAGGTTCACCTGCATGTGGAAACACCTACCAAACTGGACCATGCACAGGAAGAACTCCTCCAGCAGCTTGCCAAGCTCCGCGGCGAGCAGTTCACCGAAGGAAAACTGGTGGCCAGTGGTGGCATGTTCGCAAAGCTCCGGGACAAGCTCGGTAACCTGTAG
- the hrcA gene encoding heat-inducible transcriptional repressor HrcA: MSEPRKLEVLRAIVEDYVHSREPVGSKALVERHHLGVSSATIRNDMAVLEEEGLIAAPHTSAGRIPTDKGYRLFVDRISQVKPLSAAERRAIHSLLEGPDDVDDILERTVRLLSQLTNQVAVVQYPHSHRALVRHAEFVLLAPKQVLVVLIADTGSVVQKVIDAGSDVGNEALMLLRSRFLGSIAGTQLALLPQVLPSVVALCPPDLRALAQRLATGLESLSDTSREERILMAGTANLARSNVDFPLSIGPVLEALEEQVVMLRLLSDMGDDPRGVTVSIGRENPYDGLAEASVVATGYGSGAKVGILGPTRMDYPTTMAAVRAVARYLSRILGG, encoded by the coding sequence ATGAGTGAGCCACGCAAATTGGAAGTGCTGCGTGCCATCGTTGAGGATTACGTGCATTCCCGGGAGCCGGTGGGATCGAAAGCCCTCGTTGAGCGTCATCACCTGGGTGTTTCCAGTGCCACCATCCGCAATGACATGGCTGTCCTGGAAGAAGAAGGTCTTATTGCCGCCCCGCATACCAGCGCCGGCCGAATCCCCACTGACAAGGGCTATCGCCTGTTCGTTGACCGCATCTCCCAGGTCAAGCCGTTGTCCGCCGCCGAGCGTCGGGCAATTCACTCGCTGCTTGAAGGACCCGACGACGTCGATGACATTCTTGAGCGCACAGTACGGCTCCTTTCCCAGCTGACCAACCAGGTCGCCGTCGTGCAGTATCCCCACTCGCACCGCGCATTGGTCCGCCACGCGGAGTTCGTTCTGCTGGCCCCCAAACAGGTGCTGGTGGTCCTCATTGCGGACACCGGGAGCGTCGTGCAAAAAGTCATCGACGCCGGTTCGGACGTGGGGAACGAGGCTTTGATGTTGTTGCGGTCACGATTCCTTGGCAGCATCGCCGGCACCCAGCTGGCACTCCTGCCGCAGGTGTTACCGTCGGTGGTGGCCCTTTGCCCGCCGGATCTTCGTGCCCTCGCCCAAAGGCTGGCCACTGGCTTGGAATCCCTGAGCGACACCAGCCGTGAGGAACGCATTCTGATGGCCGGTACGGCCAACCTCGCACGTTCCAACGTTGACTTCCCGCTAAGCATCGGTCCCGTGCTTGAGGCCCTTGAGGAACAAGTTGTCATGCTCCGGTTGTTGTCGGACATGGGAGACGATCCCCGGGGCGTGACAGTCAGCATTGGCCGGGAGAATCCGTACGACGGCCTGGCCGAGGCCTCTGTAGTGGCCACCGGCTACGGTTCCGGCGCCAAGGTGGGAATCCTTGGACCGACCCGCATGGACTATCCCACCACCATGGCAGCAGTTCGTGCCGTGGCCCGTTACCTTTCCCGCATTCTCGGCGGCTGA
- a CDS encoding DUF3097 domain-containing protein → MAFDNWGPQDLTAPAKRQLPEVPVQRGMVLEDVQSGWVGEVTRVEKTGGMHIVSLEDRRGKTKSFQLGYGFLLEGQAIRLMPPAPRRPASAVQANRTASGSVKVQGQRAQVAKASRIWVEGKHDAELVEKVWGDDLRVEGIVVEPLHGVDDLKSAIADFRPGPGRRLGILVDHLVAGSKESRIAAEAMTVPGAAGNVLIVGHPYVDVWQAIRPKVLGIEQWPAVARGTDWKTGILTAFGWPHETAEDIGLGWQRLLGAVHSYADLEASLLGRVEEVIDFLTVP, encoded by the coding sequence TTGGCTTTCGACAATTGGGGCCCGCAGGACCTGACCGCTCCAGCCAAACGCCAGCTCCCTGAGGTGCCGGTGCAACGCGGCATGGTCCTCGAAGACGTCCAGTCAGGATGGGTGGGCGAAGTCACCCGGGTGGAAAAGACCGGTGGCATGCACATCGTGTCGCTCGAGGACAGGCGCGGTAAAACGAAGTCGTTCCAACTCGGGTACGGATTCCTTCTCGAAGGACAAGCGATCAGGTTGATGCCTCCGGCCCCTCGCCGGCCCGCTTCAGCGGTTCAGGCGAATCGCACGGCCTCGGGTTCGGTAAAGGTCCAGGGGCAACGGGCGCAGGTCGCGAAGGCCAGCCGCATCTGGGTGGAGGGCAAGCACGACGCTGAACTCGTGGAGAAAGTCTGGGGTGACGACCTCCGTGTTGAAGGAATTGTGGTGGAACCGCTCCACGGCGTGGACGACCTCAAGTCCGCCATTGCCGACTTCCGACCCGGTCCCGGCCGCCGCCTTGGCATCCTGGTGGACCACCTCGTGGCGGGCTCAAAGGAGTCCCGGATCGCAGCCGAGGCCATGACTGTCCCCGGCGCTGCAGGCAACGTCCTGATCGTGGGCCACCCTTATGTGGACGTGTGGCAGGCCATCCGGCCGAAGGTCCTGGGCATCGAGCAATGGCCCGCCGTTGCCCGCGGCACTGATTGGAAGACCGGGATTCTCACGGCCTTCGGTTGGCCCCACGAAACAGCGGAGGACATCGGGCTGGGCTGGCAGCGCCTGCTGGGCGCAGTGCACAGCTATGCGGACCTTGAGGCATCGTTGTTGGGGCGTGTGGAAGAAGTCATCGACTTCCTCACCGTCCCGTAG
- a CDS encoding DUF4870 domain-containing protein → MADNAPEEPGSAAGRPQYHGAPANALPLTASEDRQWATLAHFGGILGCLPALLIYLIFRDRGPFTAQESKEALNFTLPPTIAAVLANILVLLPVVGNIFAVIATGIWVALTCFSVSAGIRVNHGQPHRYRFNLRWIK, encoded by the coding sequence GTGGCAGATAACGCTCCTGAAGAACCGGGCAGCGCCGCAGGCCGGCCCCAGTACCATGGCGCCCCTGCCAACGCACTCCCGTTGACAGCCAGCGAGGACAGGCAGTGGGCCACTTTGGCCCACTTCGGCGGCATCCTTGGATGCTTGCCGGCTCTCCTGATCTACCTGATTTTCCGCGACCGCGGGCCGTTCACAGCGCAGGAATCCAAGGAGGCACTGAATTTCACGTTGCCTCCCACCATTGCCGCCGTCTTGGCCAACATCCTTGTCCTGCTGCCGGTGGTGGGAAACATTTTTGCCGTCATTGCCACGGGTATCTGGGTGGCACTGACGTGCTTCTCTGTTTCAGCGGGCATCCGGGTCAACCACGGCCAGCCCCACCGCTACCGTTTCAACCTGCGCTGGATCAAGTAG